From Cellulosimicrobium cellulans, the proteins below share one genomic window:
- a CDS encoding purple acid phosphatase family protein has protein sequence MNPHASRLPGALTRAAASALAVSLVGTVLVAATATSTVAADESLLSTAGTTWRYLDDNTNPAGTAVDQRVWTTTAFDDSAWKAATGAFGAKRGAATGIGDAFPITTLLTQYIPGTTTDVPTFFFRTDVELTAADLDGVPAFEGEIVYDDAVIVYVNGEEVVRLGDDGREITENLQYHGNGRTDPVTGTFVVPSDAFEPGENTISVALYQDAPTSSDIYLDVRSLVPTHGEVRDVTLGVGADESQATVAWFANLPGDGEVRWARAEDAVGGDLPDDARSSASASGPSADGATYHHATMTGLEPDSEYVYRVGSATTGWSEPAVFDTGTFGDEYSFLFLGDIQIGASGSTARDSASWLQNAGTIDERHPDAAFVVSAGDQVDSSGNTQQYTGLFAPRSMRTLRFAPDVGNHDAGSALYDQHYARPNATEGQRDYWYTYGGVLFVSLDSNESSPAGIAEREAYLRQVVAEQGDDAEWVVVTFHHSLYSQAFHTRDADVVRLREALSPVFSELGVDVVLAGHDHIYTRSYLMEGTTPVVPATAPAPGDVLTPADGQVLYVTGNSSTGSKYYAYDGQKPWTAVWDQSQVPTYAEVDVTPTSFTVTTYVTDTERVIDEVTVEHPAATGPVLDVETSARCLAGTAYVAVRATNTGDVPADVTLATPFGTRTFAAIAPGKAAYQSFSTRSVAAEAGSVTVSGALSDGVGSSAQDVTYPAVSCG, from the coding sequence ATGAACCCGCACGCCTCCCGGCTGCCCGGCGCGCTGACGCGCGCGGCGGCGTCGGCGCTCGCCGTCTCCCTGGTGGGGACGGTGCTCGTCGCCGCGACCGCCACCTCGACGGTCGCCGCCGACGAGTCCCTGCTCTCGACGGCCGGCACGACCTGGCGCTACCTCGACGACAACACGAACCCGGCGGGGACCGCCGTGGACCAGCGCGTGTGGACCACGACCGCGTTCGACGACTCGGCGTGGAAGGCCGCGACCGGCGCGTTCGGCGCCAAGCGCGGCGCCGCGACGGGCATCGGGGACGCGTTCCCGATCACGACCCTGCTGACCCAGTACATCCCCGGAACGACGACGGACGTCCCCACGTTCTTCTTCCGCACCGACGTGGAGCTCACCGCGGCGGACCTCGACGGCGTCCCGGCGTTCGAGGGCGAGATCGTCTACGACGACGCCGTCATCGTCTACGTGAACGGCGAGGAGGTCGTGCGCCTGGGCGACGACGGCCGCGAGATCACGGAGAACCTGCAGTACCACGGCAACGGCCGCACGGACCCGGTGACGGGCACGTTCGTCGTCCCGTCGGACGCGTTCGAGCCCGGCGAGAACACGATCTCGGTCGCGCTCTACCAGGACGCGCCGACCAGCTCGGACATCTACCTCGACGTCCGCTCGCTCGTCCCGACGCACGGCGAGGTGCGCGACGTGACGCTGGGCGTCGGGGCGGACGAGTCGCAGGCGACCGTCGCGTGGTTCGCGAACCTGCCGGGCGACGGCGAGGTCCGGTGGGCCCGCGCCGAGGACGCGGTGGGCGGCGACCTGCCCGACGACGCGCGCTCGTCGGCGTCCGCGAGCGGTCCGTCCGCCGACGGCGCGACCTACCACCACGCGACGATGACGGGTCTCGAGCCGGACTCGGAGTACGTGTACCGGGTCGGCTCCGCGACGACGGGCTGGTCCGAGCCGGCCGTCTTCGACACCGGCACGTTCGGCGACGAGTACTCGTTCCTCTTCCTCGGCGACATCCAGATCGGCGCGAGCGGCAGCACCGCGCGCGACTCCGCGAGCTGGCTCCAGAACGCGGGCACGATCGACGAGCGCCACCCCGACGCGGCGTTCGTCGTCTCGGCCGGCGACCAGGTGGACTCGTCGGGCAACACCCAGCAGTACACCGGGCTGTTCGCCCCGCGCTCGATGCGCACGCTGCGCTTCGCCCCGGACGTCGGCAACCACGACGCGGGCAGCGCACTGTACGACCAGCACTACGCCCGGCCCAACGCGACCGAGGGTCAGCGCGACTACTGGTACACGTACGGCGGCGTGCTCTTCGTGTCCCTCGACTCCAACGAGTCCTCGCCCGCGGGCATCGCCGAGCGGGAGGCGTACCTGCGCCAGGTCGTCGCGGAGCAGGGCGACGACGCCGAGTGGGTCGTCGTCACGTTCCACCACTCGCTGTACAGCCAGGCGTTCCACACCCGCGACGCCGACGTGGTCCGGCTGCGCGAGGCGCTGTCGCCGGTGTTCTCCGAGCTCGGCGTCGACGTCGTCCTGGCCGGGCACGACCACATCTACACGCGGTCGTACCTCATGGAGGGCACGACGCCGGTCGTGCCCGCGACGGCTCCGGCGCCGGGCGACGTCCTGACGCCGGCCGACGGCCAGGTGCTGTACGTGACGGGCAACTCCTCGACGGGGTCGAAATACTACGCGTACGACGGCCAGAAGCCGTGGACGGCGGTCTGGGACCAGTCGCAGGTGCCCACGTACGCCGAGGTCGACGTCACGCCGACGTCGTTCACCGTCACCACCTACGTCACCGACACCGAGCGCGTGATCGACGAGGTCACGGTCGAGCACCCGGCCGCCACCGGCCCGGTGCTCGACGTCGAGACCAGCGCGCGCTGCCTCGCCGGCACGGCGTACGTCGCGGTCCGCGCGACGAACACGGGGGACGTTCCTGCCGACGTCACGCTCGCGACGCCGTTCGGCACGCGGACGTTCGCGGCGATCGCGCCGGGCAAGGCCGCGTACCAGTCGTTCTCGACGCGGTCCGTCGCGGCCGAGGCCGGCTCCGTCACGGTGTCGGGCGCTCTCTCCGACGGCGTCGGCTCCTCCGCGCAGGACGTCACCTACCCGGCGGTCTCCTGCGGCTGA
- a CDS encoding nuclear transport factor 2 family protein translates to MSDTTPDLPPALRTLVDATNAGDPARFLTAFTDDGFLDDWGRQFRGHDELAGWDRTDNIGRRSHFDVTGLRDGATPDEVLLDLTVSGDGYNGPATFTILLRDGLIASLVIS, encoded by the coding sequence ATGAGCGACACGACGCCCGACCTCCCGCCCGCTCTGCGCACGCTCGTCGACGCGACCAACGCGGGCGACCCCGCGCGGTTCCTCACCGCGTTCACGGACGACGGCTTCCTCGACGACTGGGGACGCCAGTTCCGCGGGCACGACGAGCTCGCGGGCTGGGACCGCACCGACAACATCGGCAGGCGGTCGCACTTCGACGTGACCGGGCTGCGCGACGGCGCGACTCCCGACGAGGTCCTGCTCGACCTCACGGTCTCGGGAGACGGGTACAACGGGCCCGCGACGTTCACGATCCTCCTGCGCGACGGCCTGATCGCGAGCCTCGTCATCTCCTGA
- a CDS encoding PaaX family transcriptional regulator codes for MILDDLDSRPGSTTSLLRTVVGLYLRDLGGVVAVADLVELLGALDVPSVGARGAISRVKAKGLLVPETVGGRAAYRLAPEAGRMLERGDRRIFAYRQQGDDDAWCLVSYSLPEEQRAVRHQLRRHLAWIGAGTVADGLWIAPGHLVDEVEEILAGLGVREAATVFAAGPPRVAGSFADSAARWWDLDRVAALHRHFLTRHGGSRHDDVPAGGEDTSPRAAFARWVRAVDDWRPIPYADPGLPLSALPAGWPGAASVALFDGLRSDLADAAADHVRVVVGR; via the coding sequence GTGATCCTCGACGACCTCGACTCCCGCCCGGGGAGCACGACGTCGCTGCTGCGCACGGTCGTCGGGCTGTACCTGCGCGACCTCGGCGGCGTGGTCGCGGTGGCCGACCTCGTCGAGCTGCTGGGGGCGCTCGACGTCCCGTCCGTCGGGGCGCGCGGAGCGATCTCGCGCGTCAAGGCCAAGGGGCTGCTGGTCCCCGAGACGGTCGGCGGACGCGCCGCGTACCGGCTCGCCCCCGAGGCGGGGCGGATGCTCGAGCGCGGCGACCGGCGGATCTTCGCCTACCGGCAGCAGGGCGACGACGACGCGTGGTGCCTCGTGTCGTACTCGCTGCCGGAGGAGCAGCGCGCCGTGCGCCACCAGCTCCGGCGACACCTCGCGTGGATCGGTGCCGGCACCGTCGCGGACGGCCTGTGGATCGCGCCGGGTCACCTCGTGGACGAGGTCGAGGAGATCCTCGCCGGGCTGGGCGTGCGCGAGGCCGCGACGGTCTTCGCGGCCGGGCCGCCCCGCGTCGCCGGGTCGTTCGCCGACTCCGCCGCGCGGTGGTGGGACCTCGACCGGGTCGCCGCGCTGCACCGCCACTTCCTCACCCGGCACGGCGGCTCGCGGCACGACGACGTCCCGGCGGGCGGCGAGGACACCTCGCCCCGTGCCGCGTTCGCCCGGTGGGTGCGGGCGGTCGACGACTGGAGGCCGATCCCTTACGCCGACCCGGGGCTGCCGCTCTCGGCGCTGCCCGCGGGCTGGCCCGGCGCGGCGAGCGTCGCGCTGTTCGACGGCCTCCGCTCGGACCTCGCCGACGCGGCGGCGGACCACGTCCGGGTCGTCGTCGGGCGGTGA